One segment of Tamlana crocina DNA contains the following:
- a CDS encoding two-component regulator propeller domain-containing protein, with product MQKYFAILFIFCFVTFGASQNDVYKFKHLTAADGLSQNTIIDINQDYLGQIWIATRDGLNKYDGTEYTIYRHSKNDSLSISNNDVLCIENGSDGFMWVGTYSGLNKYDPRNDTFETFLKSEQNTSLVSNIIWTVKELSNKEIWVGTPSGLAVYDVSEDSFKNFLVTGQVLVIFETKNGSIFLGTNNGLVKLLHKDKKEYKFKLLEGTEGIVIQDIEESPSGKLLLGTRTQNILLYDAHDNSLTPYLHDSQLKEVDRNVRELQFDDIGNLWAGTYRGVQIIDQNKNLLPLYSDINDDESISGNFIKSIFKDKKGAIWIGTYYGGINIWDVSNINFINITQKSGRKGLGFKAVSTIVNYNDKVFFGTEGGGVSILNTKDKSFEYLTSKNTPSLKSDNVKSLFLSGNENLWIGTFEDGLALYNLKDKKTINNILPKELLDYTQNIGISSISEDLNKNILIGTKGKGLIKYNPINKSFSVINEGLAINIVKSIHVDSKNNIWVNTLRGINSISPEGAISHYFYDLNTKMGLSATTVFEDSNGTIWVGTEFDGLFRFVDGEFVSVDLKIEDDASIIGVRSIVEDDNGNLWLGTTNQGIVCFNRPENSIIEHYTKKDGLVGNQFNNNASLRIGDSQFVFGGQSGVSYFNSKKIVKNQYAPQVLITDFKIKNKSVGVNSSDGVLNQTITFTDNLELSHGQGNFSITFSMPNFINSSRNRYLYRLKGLEEEWIETTGNTATYTIQTPGNYTFEVKGINNDGFSNKEPTRLNVYVSPAPWRSWWAFLLYGLLIFCVLYYLMNILKSRTKLKHQLALEQIEAKQAKDVNKAKLEFFTNISHEFRTPLTLILGPLNQILDNYRGSSSMYKKLKVIESSANHLLQLINRLMDFRKLENNLMKLEAAEGNVVKFLREIYLSFTEYAKNGNYDYTFETTSDDIQVYYDRYKLERVFYNLISNAFRYTPKGGKIALRVIEETDKICIRVEDSGVGIAEEYKDKIFERFFELSINRKPDNNYNKGTGIGLSIVKNIVDLHKGQIKVFDNEAGSGSVFSVELPLGKEHLEDTEIIQDFKFSDDLSQYVTQLDDEQVLLEKDVLERKHVDEKPTILIVEDNKQLRKFILDILIKEYNVLEAENGKVAYKLAIAEQIDLVVSDVVMPKMTGTELCSLIKEDIRTSHIPVILLTSRSSLIFKMDGLESGADDYISKPFNVKEFRLRIKNVLATILRLKEKINSNEVLQPDDIVLSSIDEKLYKKALSIVEDNISNEQFDIPFFCEELGVSRTVLFKKIKAWTGFSPKDFIQHIRLKRGAQYLEQGKLNISQISYNLGFKNPKYFSKCFRKKFGKTPTEYIKTFSDY from the coding sequence ATGCAAAAGTATTTTGCAATACTCTTTATTTTTTGTTTTGTAACCTTTGGGGCCTCTCAAAATGATGTTTATAAGTTTAAGCATTTAACGGCAGCCGATGGTTTATCACAGAACACAATAATAGATATCAACCAGGATTATTTAGGTCAAATTTGGATTGCTACAAGAGATGGGCTTAATAAATATGACGGGACAGAGTATACAATTTACAGACACAGCAAAAATGATTCTCTCTCAATAAGCAACAATGATGTACTTTGCATAGAAAATGGCAGTGATGGTTTCATGTGGGTGGGCACTTACTCTGGTTTAAATAAGTACGACCCCCGGAATGATACCTTTGAGACTTTTCTGAAAAGCGAACAAAACACTTCACTTGTAAGCAACATCATTTGGACAGTTAAGGAGCTGTCAAATAAAGAAATCTGGGTGGGCACCCCCTCGGGGCTTGCTGTGTACGATGTCTCTGAAGATTCTTTTAAAAATTTTTTAGTTACCGGTCAAGTACTCGTCATTTTTGAAACAAAAAATGGTTCAATTTTTTTAGGAACCAATAATGGGTTGGTAAAGCTACTTCATAAAGATAAAAAGGAATACAAATTTAAGTTGTTGGAGGGTACAGAAGGGATTGTAATACAAGATATTGAAGAAAGCCCAAGTGGAAAACTCCTTTTGGGGACTCGAACCCAAAATATTTTGCTCTATGATGCTCATGACAATTCGTTAACGCCTTATCTTCATGATTCTCAACTCAAGGAAGTAGATAGAAATGTTAGGGAACTGCAATTTGATGATATTGGAAATTTATGGGCAGGCACCTATCGAGGTGTTCAAATAATAGATCAAAATAAAAATTTATTACCTCTTTATAGTGATATAAATGATGATGAATCTATTAGTGGTAATTTTATAAAAAGTATATTCAAAGATAAAAAGGGGGCTATCTGGATAGGCACCTATTATGGAGGCATTAATATTTGGGATGTGTCAAATATCAATTTTATAAATATTACTCAAAAATCAGGTAGGAAAGGATTAGGGTTCAAGGCGGTAAGTACTATAGTGAATTATAATGATAAAGTGTTTTTTGGTACAGAAGGGGGAGGGGTTTCCATATTAAACACTAAAGATAAATCCTTTGAATACTTAACATCGAAAAATACACCTAGCTTAAAGAGCGATAATGTTAAATCCTTGTTTTTGTCTGGAAATGAGAACCTTTGGATAGGCACTTTTGAAGATGGACTGGCTTTGTATAACTTGAAAGATAAAAAAACAATAAATAATATCTTACCAAAAGAGTTACTTGATTACACCCAGAACATAGGTATAAGCTCAATAAGCGAAGATTTGAACAAGAATATATTAATTGGAACCAAGGGAAAAGGTTTAATAAAATACAATCCAATAAATAAATCTTTTAGTGTTATAAACGAAGGTTTAGCCATTAACATTGTAAAATCAATACATGTAGATTCTAAAAATAATATATGGGTAAACACGCTAAGGGGAATTAATTCTATTAGTCCAGAAGGGGCAATAAGCCACTATTTTTATGATTTAAATACAAAAATGGGCTTAAGTGCCACTACTGTTTTTGAAGATTCTAATGGTACAATATGGGTGGGAACCGAGTTTGACGGACTTTTTAGGTTTGTTGATGGAGAGTTTGTTTCGGTAGATTTAAAAATTGAAGATGATGCTTCTATTATTGGGGTAAGAAGCATAGTTGAAGACGATAACGGTAATTTATGGCTCGGCACAACAAATCAGGGTATAGTATGTTTTAACCGCCCAGAGAACAGCATTATTGAACACTATACCAAAAAGGATGGTTTGGTGGGTAATCAATTTAACAATAACGCTAGTTTGCGCATAGGAGATTCGCAGTTTGTGTTTGGCGGACAATCTGGAGTGTCTTATTTCAATTCCAAGAAAATAGTAAAAAACCAATATGCACCACAAGTGCTGATTACAGATTTTAAAATAAAAAATAAATCTGTTGGCGTAAATAGTAGTGATGGCGTGCTAAACCAAACAATTACCTTTACGGATAATCTAGAACTTTCGCATGGCCAAGGAAATTTCAGTATTACGTTTTCAATGCCCAACTTTATCAATTCAAGTAGAAACAGGTACTTATATCGTTTGAAAGGGCTAGAGGAAGAGTGGATAGAAACTACAGGGAACACCGCAACTTACACTATTCAAACCCCAGGGAATTATACCTTCGAAGTAAAAGGTATAAATAATGATGGCTTTTCCAATAAAGAACCAACACGATTAAATGTTTATGTAAGTCCTGCCCCTTGGCGATCTTGGTGGGCCTTTTTACTTTATGGATTACTTATTTTTTGTGTGCTCTATTATTTAATGAATATATTAAAATCAAGAACAAAGTTGAAACACCAATTGGCTTTAGAGCAAATCGAAGCAAAGCAAGCTAAAGATGTGAATAAAGCTAAATTAGAATTTTTCACCAATATCTCCCATGAGTTTCGAACGCCACTCACCTTGATTTTGGGGCCGTTAAATCAAATATTGGATAATTACAGAGGAAGCAGTTCCATGTACAAAAAGCTAAAAGTAATAGAAAGTAGCGCCAACCATTTGCTTCAGTTAATAAACCGGTTGATGGATTTCAGAAAACTTGAAAACAACTTGATGAAATTAGAGGCAGCAGAAGGCAATGTGGTAAAATTTTTGAGAGAAATTTATTTGTCTTTCACGGAATACGCTAAAAATGGAAATTACGATTATACTTTTGAGACCACATCTGATGATATACAGGTTTACTACGATCGCTATAAACTGGAGCGGGTATTTTACAACCTTATTTCAAATGCCTTCAGGTACACACCGAAAGGAGGAAAAATAGCATTGAGAGTTATTGAAGAGACCGATAAAATTTGTATTCGGGTTGAAGATTCGGGTGTTGGTATAGCCGAAGAATATAAAGATAAAATTTTTGAACGGTTTTTTGAGCTATCAATCAACAGAAAACCTGATAATAACTATAACAAGGGCACGGGGATAGGGCTTTCCATTGTGAAAAATATCGTAGACCTGCACAAAGGACAAATTAAGGTTTTTGATAACGAGGCTGGTTCAGGTTCCGTCTTTTCAGTTGAACTTCCATTAGGAAAAGAACATTTGGAGGATACTGAAATTATACAAGATTTTAAATTTTCTGATGATTTATCGCAATACGTTACGCAATTGGATGACGAACAAGTTTTACTTGAAAAAGATGTACTTGAACGAAAACATGTTGATGAGAAACCCACTATTTTAATTGTTGAAGATAATAAACAACTAAGAAAGTTTATACTGGACATTCTCATAAAAGAATATAACGTTTTAGAAGCAGAAAATGGTAAGGTTGCCTACAAATTGGCCATAGCAGAACAGATTGATCTTGTGGTAAGCGACGTGGTTATGCCAAAGATGACCGGTACAGAACTTTGTTCTTTAATTAAAGAAGATATTAGGACAAGCCACATTCCAGTAATTTTGTTAACCTCAAGATCATCCTTGATTTTCAAAATGGACGGATTGGAAAGTGGTGCGGACGATTACATCAGTAAGCCATTTAACGTTAAAGAATTTAGGCTTAGGATAAAAAATGTTTTGGCGACTATTTTACGCTTAAAGGAAAAGATAAATTCTAATGAAGTTCTTCAGCCCGATGATATTGTGCTATCTTCAATAGATGAAAAGTTATACAAAAAAGCATTGTCCATTGTTGAAGATAATATAAGTAACGAACAATTTGACATCCCGTTTTTTTGTGAAGAATTAGGCGTAAGCAGAACAGTGCTTTTTAAAAAAATAAAAGCGTGGACTGGTTTCTCTCCAAAAGATTTTATTCAACATATCCGATTGAAAAGGGGGGCTCAGTATTTAGAGCAAGGCAAACTCAATATTTCCCAAATCAGTTATAATCTTGGATTTAAAAATCCAAAATACTTCAGTAAATGTTTCAGGAAAAAATTCGGTAAAACTCCAACTGAATATATTAAAACCTTTTCAGATTACTAA
- a CDS encoding GntR family transcriptional regulator — translation METVMDAINYIDINKNSRVPMYQQIVDSIINNISNGNIVLNEKLPSINTISEDFYLSRDTVEKAYGILKERNIIVSIPRRGYYVSKIETTHKLKILFLVNKLSSYKMKMYNSFLDRIGLNSKIDLVVYHCDEFFFLNTLKNNKAGYDYYVIMPHFKTETLQHTSYTDAVIKAINTIPKSKLMILDNLMPPFTDGIGAVYQEFDKDIYEALNDGMSKISKYKKMVLIYPENSVYPFPRRILHGFRKFCLENEIDYEILGEVCDDMVFKKGDLFITIEESDLVDLVNQIRENELKMGDEVGVISYNDTPLKQLLGIAVVSTDFRIMGEMAAQMILSGENSKIKVPFYFIDRASV, via the coding sequence ATGGAAACAGTGATGGACGCAATTAACTATATAGACATTAACAAGAATTCGAGGGTGCCAATGTACCAACAAATTGTTGATTCGATAATCAATAATATATCCAATGGCAACATTGTTCTAAATGAGAAGCTACCTTCTATCAATACCATTAGTGAGGATTTTTATTTATCCCGTGATACAGTTGAAAAAGCATACGGTATATTAAAAGAGAGAAATATAATAGTATCAATACCTAGAAGGGGGTATTATGTGTCTAAAATAGAGACCACGCACAAGTTGAAAATTCTGTTTCTTGTAAACAAACTGAGTTCGTATAAAATGAAAATGTACAATTCATTTCTCGATAGAATAGGGCTCAACTCAAAAATAGATTTAGTGGTTTATCATTGTGATGAATTTTTCTTTTTAAATACCCTAAAAAATAACAAGGCTGGGTATGATTATTATGTTATTATGCCCCATTTCAAAACAGAAACATTACAGCACACTAGCTATACAGATGCGGTTATCAAAGCCATAAACACCATACCAAAAAGCAAATTGATGATTTTAGATAATTTGATGCCTCCGTTTACAGACGGTATTGGGGCTGTTTATCAAGAATTTGACAAAGATATTTACGAAGCGTTGAATGATGGCATGTCTAAAATATCTAAGTATAAAAAAATGGTTTTAATTTATCCGGAAAATTCTGTTTACCCGTTTCCAAGAAGGATTTTACATGGTTTCAGAAAGTTCTGTTTAGAGAATGAAATTGATTATGAAATTCTGGGCGAAGTGTGTGACGATATGGTATTTAAGAAAGGAGATCTGTTTATAACCATTGAGGAATCCGATTTGGTTGATTTGGTTAATCAGATAAGAGAAAATGAACTCAAGATGGGAGATGAAGTAGGGGTGATCTCATACAATGACACACCGCTTAAGCAGTTGTTGGGAATAGCTGTAGTATCTACAGATTTTAGAATAATGGGTGAAATGGCGGCGCAAATGATTTTGAGTGGCGAAAATAGTAAAATTAAAGTTCCTTTTTATTTTATAGATAGAGCTTCCGTGTAA
- a CDS encoding metal-dependent hydrolase — MDSLTQIVLGAAVGEAVLGKKVGNKAMLYGAIAGTIPDFDVFASHFTDTVTALSIHRGFTHSVVFSVLFAPIFGWLVSRIERHKSFKDWSWLFFWAFITHPILDTHTTWGTQLLWPLDLRLAFKTIFVIDPLYTLPFLACLVLAMFQNKTSHKRRFYNNLGLTLSTAYLVLTFLFKHMAISAFEEALINQNIDYDNIDVRPSPLNTVLWSANVDTKDAYLLANYSFFDTQPILFVNHQKNHDLLGSLAENEKVQRMIAISEEWFTITENEGDLYFNDLRFGLLGLNLNSENFVFQYRIDVEDGDKVSFVEMPKTNRDAKKLLAELWKRIKGN; from the coding sequence ATGGATTCATTAACTCAAATTGTATTAGGTGCTGCTGTAGGAGAAGCGGTTTTAGGAAAGAAAGTAGGGAATAAAGCTATGCTTTATGGCGCTATTGCGGGTACCATTCCTGATTTTGACGTGTTTGCTTCGCATTTTACAGATACGGTAACAGCGCTTTCCATACACCGCGGTTTTACGCATTCGGTGGTGTTTTCGGTGTTATTTGCCCCCATTTTCGGGTGGTTGGTTTCTCGTATCGAAAGGCATAAATCCTTTAAAGATTGGTCGTGGTTGTTTTTTTGGGCGTTCATAACGCACCCAATATTAGATACCCACACTACTTGGGGTACACAATTGTTATGGCCTTTAGATTTGCGCCTGGCCTTTAAGACCATATTTGTTATCGATCCGCTTTACACCCTGCCGTTTTTAGCCTGTTTGGTGTTGGCTATGTTTCAGAATAAAACATCGCATAAACGACGATTTTATAATAACTTGGGCTTAACACTTAGTACAGCTTACTTAGTCCTGACTTTTTTGTTCAAACACATGGCTATTAGTGCGTTCGAGGAGGCGTTAATAAACCAGAATATTGATTATGATAACATAGATGTTAGGCCATCGCCATTAAATACGGTGCTGTGGAGCGCCAACGTAGACACTAAGGATGCTTATTTACTGGCCAATTATTCTTTTTTTGACACGCAGCCCATTTTGTTTGTAAACCATCAAAAAAATCATGATTTATTGGGAAGCCTTGCTGAAAATGAAAAAGTACAGCGTATGATTGCCATTTCTGAGGAATGGTTTACCATAACGGAAAACGAAGGAGATTTATATTTTAACGATTTGAGGTTCGGACTTTTGGGATTGAACCTGAATTCTGAAAACTTCGTATTTCAGTATAGGATTGACGTAGAAGATGGTGATAAGGTGAGTTTTGTAGAAATGCCAAAAACAAACCGTGATGCTAAAAAACTATTGGCAGAACTATGGAAACGCATTAAGGGAAATTGA
- a CDS encoding Crp/Fnr family transcriptional regulator, with protein sequence MDKDLLQEKFAHILDTEILSEISKIGMFKTFKQNDIIIDVNQSLEYIPLILSGDIKILREDQNGNELLIYFLEAGETCAMSLTCCLGTPKSKIRAVAEKDSSLIMVPVENMKTWFHNNASWREFILQSYQIRFDEMLNTIDNIAFMKMDERLYNYLKNKAILNGSENINIKHQDIAEDLHTSRVVISRVLKQLENENKIKLSRSKIEIL encoded by the coding sequence ATGGATAAAGACTTACTTCAAGAGAAATTTGCGCATATTTTAGACACCGAAATCTTATCGGAAATTTCTAAAATAGGGATGTTTAAAACTTTTAAGCAAAACGACATCATTATTGATGTTAACCAATCCCTGGAGTACATTCCTTTAATTTTATCTGGCGACATTAAAATTTTACGCGAAGACCAAAATGGCAACGAATTACTCATATATTTTCTAGAAGCTGGCGAAACCTGTGCCATGTCACTTACATGTTGCTTAGGCACTCCAAAAAGTAAGATAAGGGCTGTTGCCGAAAAAGATTCGAGCTTAATAATGGTACCGGTGGAAAACATGAAAACTTGGTTTCATAATAATGCCAGTTGGAGAGAATTTATTCTTCAAAGCTACCAAATACGATTCGATGAAATGCTAAACACCATCGACAATATCGCGTTTATGAAAATGGACGAGCGCCTATACAACTACCTAAAAAACAAAGCCATACTAAATGGTTCAGAAAACATAAATATAAAGCACCAAGACATCGCTGAAGATTTACATACCTCCAGAGTGGTGATTTCAAGAGTGCTAAAGCAACTCGAAAACGAAAACAAAATAAAACTTAGCCGCAGTAAAATCGAAATCCTTTAA
- a CDS encoding YeeE/YedE thiosulfate transporter family protein — MEHILNPWPWYVSGPLIALVMALLLYFGKTFGMSSNLRTLCAIGGAGKFSSFFKFNWKSQLWNLTVVLGAIIGGFIATQYLSNDSKTNLNPKTVVELQNMGFKNAGATLVPDEMFSMEAINSPKILLILIIGGILVGFGTRYAGGCTSGHAITGLSSLQKPSLIAVIGFFIGGLIMANLILPLIF; from the coding sequence ATGGAACACATTTTAAACCCTTGGCCTTGGTATGTTTCGGGGCCTTTAATAGCCTTAGTCATGGCGCTGTTGCTCTACTTCGGAAAAACTTTCGGCATGTCTTCAAACCTACGAACGCTGTGTGCCATTGGTGGTGCGGGTAAGTTTTCAAGCTTTTTTAAGTTCAACTGGAAAAGCCAACTCTGGAACCTCACCGTAGTTTTAGGCGCTATTATTGGCGGGTTTATCGCCACCCAATATTTATCAAACGACAGTAAAACCAACCTCAACCCTAAAACCGTTGTCGAGCTTCAAAACATGGGTTTTAAAAACGCAGGAGCTACACTGGTTCCCGATGAAATGTTTAGTATGGAAGCTATCAATTCCCCAAAAATATTACTCATCCTTATTATTGGTGGTATTTTAGTAGGCTTTGGCACCCGATATGCCGGCGGATGTACTTCGGGCCATGCCATTACTGGGCTAAGCAGCCTTCAAAAACCTTCATTAATCGCGGTAATTGGCTTTTTTATAGGCGGACTGATTATGGCCAATTTAATTCTCCCCTTAATCTTTTAG
- a CDS encoding DUF6691 family protein encodes MKFIKFLLVGIFFGIVLVKSEAVSWYRIYEMFRFQSFHMYGIIGTAIACGVLFLQISKKGFVKSISGADIFVPKKDNGITRYIIGGSIFGLGWALIGACPGPMYILLGTGVYTMLIVIGAAILGTFIYGILKDKLPH; translated from the coding sequence ATGAAGTTTATAAAATTTTTATTGGTTGGAATATTTTTCGGTATTGTTTTGGTAAAATCTGAAGCAGTTTCCTGGTACCGTATTTACGAAATGTTCAGGTTTCAATCCTTTCATATGTATGGAATCATCGGTACAGCCATTGCATGCGGAGTTCTGTTTTTACAAATTTCAAAAAAAGGATTCGTTAAAAGCATTAGTGGTGCCGATATTTTCGTTCCTAAAAAAGATAACGGTATAACCAGATATATTATTGGGGGTTCTATTTTTGGTTTGGGATGGGCCTTAATCGGTGCTTGCCCTGGCCCCATGTACATTCTTCTTGGCACAGGCGTTTACACCATGCTTATCGTTATTGGCGCTGCCATTTTGGGCACATTCATTTACGGAATTTTAAAAGACAAACTGCCCCATTAA
- a CDS encoding sulfite exporter TauE/SafE family protein: protein MDYTPILGYVGALLIGLVLGLIGGGGSILTVPVMVYVLGLNPIVATAYSLFVVGVSSVVGTFQKHKKGLVDFKTGLAFSFPSFVAVYATRRYIVPSIPDTIFSFGSTTLTKDVAIMIFFAIIMLLASVSMIKKQKSKNLKTENQSYYKTFFQGLIIGTITGLIGAGGGFLYVPSLVLWARIPMKKAVGTSLIIISINSLIGFLGDVQTLEIDWIFLLSFTAIAILGIILGVFFSKYISSKKLKKGFGFFILIMAIYIINKELN from the coding sequence ATGGATTACACCCCAATTTTAGGATACGTTGGCGCATTGCTAATCGGTTTGGTTTTGGGGCTTATTGGAGGTGGCGGTTCTATTTTAACCGTACCAGTTATGGTGTATGTTTTGGGGCTAAACCCCATTGTTGCGACAGCTTATTCGTTGTTTGTGGTGGGTGTTTCGTCTGTGGTAGGCACCTTTCAAAAACATAAAAAAGGGCTGGTCGATTTTAAAACCGGGCTAGCATTTTCTTTCCCGTCGTTTGTGGCCGTATATGCTACCCGTCGTTACATAGTGCCCAGTATTCCGGATACTATTTTTTCCTTCGGAAGTACAACTTTAACCAAAGATGTAGCCATCATGATTTTCTTTGCTATCATCATGTTATTGGCTTCGGTTTCCATGATAAAAAAACAAAAATCGAAAAATCTTAAAACTGAAAACCAATCCTACTACAAAACCTTTTTCCAAGGTTTAATTATTGGAACTATTACGGGTTTAATAGGCGCTGGTGGCGGGTTCTTATATGTCCCTTCTTTGGTACTTTGGGCGAGAATCCCTATGAAAAAAGCCGTGGGCACCTCACTTATTATTATTTCCATCAATTCGTTGATTGGTTTTTTGGGCGATGTACAAACCCTTGAAATCGACTGGATATTTTTACTTTCATTTACCGCTATTGCTATTTTGGGCATCATTTTAGGGGTATTTTTTTCGAAATATATCAGCAGCAAAAAGCTCAAAAAGGGTTTCGGCTTTTTCATTTTGATTATGGCCATTTACATTATAAACAAAGAATTGAATTAA
- a CDS encoding MBL fold metallo-hydrolase, whose translation MKIEQIYTGCLAQGAYYIESNGEVAIIDPLRETQQYVDKAKKENAKIKYIFETHFHADFVSGHVDLAKKTGATIVYGPGAETEYDIYSAKDNETFKLGKISIKVLHTPGHTLESSTYLLLDESGKEHAIFSGDTLFLGDVGRPDLAIKSDLTKEDLAGMLFDSLRNKIMPLPDDVIVYPAHGAGSACGKNLSKETVGILGEQKKTNYALRADMTKEEFIEEVLSGIAPPPQYFEKNAMMNKLGYDNFESVLEKGNTPLSPETFETVANQYSALVLDVRKEKDFIKAHIPNSIFIGLHGSFAPWVGALITDLKQPILLVTPEGKEEEAVTRLSRVGYDNTLGYLEGGMEAWKAAGKDIETVNSITANEFANEFKTKNVNILDVRKDGEYKSEHIKSDQVQHFALDFINDNMDTIDKKSTYYLHCAGGYRSLIATSILKARGFDKLIDIAGGFGAIKETDLPTTDFVCPSTL comes from the coding sequence ATGAAAATCGAACAAATATATACCGGTTGTTTGGCACAGGGTGCCTATTATATAGAATCTAACGGTGAAGTGGCGATTATCGACCCTTTACGAGAAACCCAACAATATGTAGACAAAGCCAAAAAGGAAAACGCTAAAATAAAGTACATTTTTGAAACGCATTTTCATGCGGATTTTGTTTCGGGACATGTCGATTTGGCTAAAAAAACAGGCGCAACCATTGTTTACGGGCCGGGTGCAGAAACGGAATACGATATTTACTCCGCCAAAGACAATGAGACTTTCAAACTGGGTAAAATCTCCATAAAAGTGCTTCACACGCCGGGTCACACCTTAGAATCTTCAACCTATCTCTTACTAGACGAAAGCGGAAAGGAACACGCTATTTTCTCCGGTGACACCCTGTTTTTGGGCGATGTGGGCCGACCCGATTTGGCCATAAAGTCCGATTTAACCAAGGAAGATTTAGCTGGCATGCTGTTCGATTCCCTACGTAACAAAATCATGCCTTTACCCGATGATGTGATTGTTTATCCAGCCCACGGAGCAGGCTCTGCTTGTGGCAAAAACCTAAGCAAAGAAACGGTTGGTATTTTGGGCGAACAGAAAAAAACAAATTACGCCCTTAGAGCTGATATGACCAAGGAAGAATTTATTGAAGAAGTGCTTTCGGGTATTGCTCCCCCACCACAGTATTTTGAAAAAAATGCCATGATGAACAAATTAGGATACGATAATTTTGAGTCTGTACTTGAAAAAGGAAACACGCCTTTAAGCCCTGAAACTTTTGAAACCGTTGCCAACCAATATAGTGCCTTGGTGCTTGATGTGAGAAAGGAAAAAGATTTTATTAAAGCGCACATCCCGAACTCTATTTTTATTGGTCTTCATGGTTCATTTGCGCCTTGGGTTGGCGCTCTAATCACTGATTTGAAGCAACCTATTTTGCTTGTTACCCCGGAAGGCAAAGAAGAAGAGGCCGTTACCCGACTATCGCGTGTGGGCTACGACAATACCCTTGGCTATTTAGAAGGTGGCATGGAGGCTTGGAAAGCCGCTGGCAAAGACATAGAAACCGTAAATTCAATTACCGCCAATGAATTTGCAAACGAATTCAAAACAAAAAACGTGAATATTCTTGACGTTAGAAAAGATGGCGAATACAAATCTGAGCACATAAAAAGTGACCAAGTGCAACATTTTGCTCTAGACTTTATAAATGACAACATGGATACCATTGACAAAAAAAGCACCTATTATTTGCATTGTGCTGGGGGATATCGTTCGCTAATTGCAACTTCAATATTAAAGGCGCGAGGTTTTGACAAATTAATAGATATAGCTGGTGGATTTGGAGCCATTAAAGAAACCGATTTACCTACCACAGATTTTGTTTGCCCGTCAACTTTATAA
- a CDS encoding DUF2892 domain-containing protein gives MEKNLGVLDKVLRIILSIITGILYYTGIIDGALGYILMVIAVICLITGFVSFCPLYSLFDIKTRNKKTEN, from the coding sequence TTGGAAAAAAATCTAGGTGTTCTAGATAAAGTCCTAAGGATTATCCTCTCAATAATCACGGGAATACTTTATTACACAGGTATTATTGATGGCGCGCTGGGTTATATTTTAATGGTAATTGCCGTAATATGCCTAATTACCGGATTTGTTAGTTTTTGCCCACTATATTCACTTTTCGACATAAAAACGCGGAATAAAAAAACGGAAAACTAA
- a CDS encoding ATP-dependent Clp protease adaptor ClpS, which produces MSSQEKVSEELLLEEEVVTQNEIVLYNDDVNTFDHVIDTLIYACDHTPEQAEQCSLIVHYKGKCTVKTGVYDDLKPRCSILLEAGLSAEIV; this is translated from the coding sequence ATGAGTTCCCAAGAAAAAGTATCAGAGGAATTATTACTGGAAGAAGAGGTCGTTACCCAAAACGAAATCGTGTTGTACAATGACGATGTGAATACGTTCGATCATGTTATCGATACGCTTATTTACGCTTGCGATCACACGCCCGAGCAAGCCGAGCAATGTTCGTTGATTGTACACTACAAAGGAAAATGCACAGTCAAAACCGGGGTTTATGACGATTTAAAACCGCGTTGCTCTATTCTTTTGGAGGCAGGGTTGAGTGCTGAAATTGTTTAG